The Rubricoccus marinus nucleotide sequence GCCCGCAGCGCGGTCGTAGCCGAAGGCCGCCTCGTCCGCGGCGGCGGTGCTCACGTCTTCCAAGACGACCAGCCGCGCGGCGTCCGTCACGATCTGCCCGAGCGCGCGCGTGCGGAACGAAAAGGCGCCGAGCGAGCCTCTGGCGCCGAACTCGGCGTGCATCGTCCGTTCCCGTCCATCTGGAGCGGCGCCTACGCCTACGCCCGGCCCGATGGCGAAGGCCTCGCCGGAAAGGGCCGGCGCGAAGCCCGTCTGCTCGATTCGGCCCGGAACGGCGGCGGCGTACGAGAACGCGGCGTGGAACCCGCCGCGTTCAGCGCGGAGCGCGACGGCGGGGTCGAACCCGCTCGACTCGCCGGAGACCCACTGCACGCCGGTTTGCAACGCGAGGCGAACGCCTCCGAGCGAGAGTGTGTCCATGAGCGCGGCGTGGGCCTGGAGGCGGGCGTTCCCATCGCCGAGCGGGTCGAAGCGGCCCCACGGATCGTCCTCCAGCGCGGTCCAGGCGTTCAGCGTGGAGCCCAGCACGCCGATCCATTGCGTGGCGCCGGCTGCGTAGCGGTTGCCGGAGACCGAGAGCGTATCGGCGCCGCTGCCCGGCGTGTAGCGCGCCGTCTGGCGCGTCCACGAGGTCCAGACCGCCAGAGGCCGCGAGCCGGCCAGCGGCACGCGGGCGCTCAGGGCCACCTCGTTGCGCAAGAGGCGGCGCTCCGCGCTGGGGTCGAGGACGGACGCGCGGAGCGGGTCGTAGAGGTTGGCGTCGATCGCGACGCCTCGGCGCGCGCCCTCGGTGCGCTCGGTGTAGTGCTCGGCGAGTTCGGCGCCCCAGCGCGGCGCGGCGATGGCCAGCCGCGCGATGGCGTGCGCGTGCCGGAGCCTCGCGCCCAGGACGGGGCCGTTGGCCTGTCGTCCCGCGAAGTGCGCCGTCGTCGTCATCCTCGCGCGCGGCCCGCCGAGCCCGAAGAGGCTCCGACGCATCTGCGCGTGCGTGCCGGAGACCACCTGCAGGCCGCTCTCGCCCGGCAGGTACCGCAACTCCGTGACGGGCACGCCCAGCCGGAACGGCCGCAAGCCCGCCAGAACGCTCACCACGCTCCCGCCTCTGGCGTCGGCCAACGCCAGGCGGTCGGCGGCTTCCCACGGGAGCACGTCCAGGCGCGGCGCGCCCGTCGCGAGGTCCGCCAAAGGCCGCCCGTCGAGCGAGAGCGTGAGCCGCGCCGGAGCGATGCCGTCGAGCGCGAGGCCCGCCGTCCGGCCGGGCGTGCCGAGGTCGTAGGCGAAGCCGGCCTCGCGGAACAGGTCGGCGGCGTCGAGCGCGAACGTGACCGCCGGGACGGGCGTGGCGGGCCGTCCCGCCAGGGGCCGCGCGGGCGCTACAAGGCTGCTGTCCCGCGCCTCTGGCGCGATCTCTGTGACCGGCCTCTGCGCCTCTGGCGCAGCAGCCGAGTCGGGCGCGGTCGTGGGGGGCGCGGGTCGTTCGGGCGTTTGGGCGCTCGCGCCCGCGGCCAAGAGCGCCAGGACAAGCGCGACGGCGTGCCTCTGGCGCCAGAGGCGCGCGCGCCGACGCTGCCCGCTTCTCATCCCTGGTCCCCCTTGCCCATCTCGGCGCCAGAGGCGGCGGGCTCGGGGAAGAGGCCGTAGAGGCGGCTCTCGACGCGGCTGAGGATCTGGAACCGGTCCTCCGGCTCGTTGACGAAGTCCAGCGTGTCGGTCTCGATCACCATCTTCGGGTGCGGGTACCGCTCGATCCAGTCCTCGTAGAGGCCGTTAAGCCGCTCCAGATAATCCAAGCGGATGCCGTTCTCGAAATCGCGGCCGCGGCTCTGGATCTGGCGGACGAGCGTGGGCACGCTCGCGCGGAGGTAGACGAGCAGGTCCGGCGGGCGGAGGTACGCCGTCATGATGGCGAACAGCGCCGCGTAGTTCTCGTAGTCGCGGCTGTCCATCAACCCCATGTAGTGGAGGTTGCGGGCGAAAATCTCCACGTCCTCGTAGATGCTCCGGTCCTGGACCACGGAGATGGGCTCGCGCTCGATGTCCTTCTGGTGCCGGAAGCGGCTGGAGAGGAAGTACACCTGGAGGTTGAAGCTCCAGCGCGGCATGTCCGCGTAGAAGTCCGCGAGGTACGGGTTGTCGTCCACGCTCTCGAAAAACGGGCCCCAGCCGAAATACTCCGCGAGGATGCGCGTCAGCGAGCTCTTGCCCGCGCCGATGTTGCCCGCCACGGCGACGTACAGTTTGCGCTTGCCGCTGGCGTCGGTCGCGGGCGGGGCGTCGTTCTGGCGGAGGTCGAGGGGGATCTGCATCGGTGCGAGGAAGGTCGCGGCGAAGGTACGGGAGGGCGTGGGCGGACCGGGCGCGCGCGCCCCTAAACGATGGCGAAGACGGCCTCTGGCGGGGTGCTCGCGCCAGAGGCCGCCGCGAGCGCCGGATGGCGAGATCGCTGCGCCTCCGGCGGTGGTGATGTCCCGGGTGGCGTCGGGCGGCCTCAGCCGCGCGACTCGAAGTGGTCGGTGATCGTGTCCAGAACCGTTTCGTGCGTCTCGTTGAAGAGCACGAACGCCACCCCGTCCTCCACGAGCGCCAGAGGCCGGTGCTCGGCGACGACCTCGGCGTAGGTCTCGTAGCACGCAATGGCGCGCTGCGCCGCCTCCATGTCCTCGGGCTCGAACGTCACGCGCGCGCCGATGGCCTCTGGCGGGGAGCCGTGGAGGTGGCTCTCGGCGCCCTCCATCTCGCCCTGGACGAGCGTGAACAGCGCGAGCCGCTTCGGGCCGCGCGCCGCCAGGTCGTCGTGCGTCTGGCAGTACGCGCGCTTGACGACGGCGTGCGTGGTGAGGTGGTCCGGGTGGACGCTGTTGCCGTGCACGGCGTACGTCACTACGACGTCCGGCTTGACGGCCGTGATCTTGCGCTCGATGATGTTCTCCAGATCGCGCGGGTCCATGTCCACCAGGCCGCTATCCGGATAGTCCAGGACCGTGAGCTGGACGCCGAGTTCGTCCGCGGCGGCGGCAAGCTCACTCTCGCGGACCTCGCCCATCTCCTCAACCGAGAGGTCCAGCCGGTGCCGCTGCTTCGTTGCGCCGCCCTTGGTGAGCGTGAGCAGGTGGACGTCGTGGCCCTCGCGGACCTGCCGCGCCATGGCGGGGGCGGGGCCGAAGCACTCGTCGTCGGGGTGGGGGAAGATGTAGAGGAGCGTCATCGCGAGAGGGGAAGGGACCGCGTTCACGCGGGGCCTCTGGCGTCCGTTTCACCCCGGCCCAGGCGGGGCGCCAGAGGCGGCGTTAGCGCGCGGCCTCTGGCGCGGGCTCGTCCTCCTCGGTCACGACGCGGTGGAAGACCGTCTGCCCAGTTCGGAGCATCCGGCGCACGTACGGGTGGCACAGCTGGCAGCCGTGGCCGAAGTCGATCGCGTCCTGGAGCGCCGGGATCGTCTCCGCGCCCGACGCGCACGCGGCCTCCGCCATGTCGGCGTAGAGCGTTCCGTGGCAGAGGCAGCGGTCGATGGTCATGGCAGCGCCAGAGGCGTGCGGCGAGAAACCTGGGCCTCTGGCGCATCACCGCGCCAGAGGCCGCGCGGATTAGTCGAGGGCGACGGCGAAGGCGGCGGGGACGATCCCGGCGTCGAAGGAGCCGGCGAAGTTGCCGCTGCGTTCCTGGATGGAGACCGTGCCGTTGTCGGAGAACGGGTTGTCCGGGTCCAGCCGCGCGAGGTAGAACCGGCCGCCCGCGAAGCCGACGCCCGAGAGGTCACCGCCGGAGACGGGGCTCTCGGCCTCGAACGCGTTGAGCTGCGTATCGAAGCGGAAAATGGCGTCGTCGGCGTTGGGGTTGGACTGGATGACGTAAAGGAAGCCCGCGGCCGCGTCGAAGGCGGCATCCTGGCCCAGCGCGGCGCCGCCGAGCAGCCCGCTGCTGGGGAACCGCGCGACGATCCCGCGAGAGGCCGCGTTGACGGCGAGCACCTGGCCCGGCTCGGTGACCTCGCCGGTGGAGAAGTCCGATGTGCCGTTGCATACGACCCAGATGTCGCCGTCGGCGTCCGCGATGACTTCGTTGGGGCTCGCGCACGTCAACTCGACCGTCTCGGTCACGGCGCTCGTGCTCGTGCTGATCACCGAGAGCGTGGTCCCCGTGCCGAAGCCGGAGTTGGCGACGAACAGCTCGTCGCCAGAGGCCACGATGCCTTCGGGGTTCTCGCCGACCGGGATCGGCGTGCCGGCCGTGCCGCTGGCGAGGTCGATGGGCGTCACGCTCGCGCCGTACAGGTTGGTGACGTACGCCGTACCGCCGACGAACGCGATGCCGCGCGGCGTGCCGACGTCAATCTGCCGTTCGGTCGCGCCCGTGGCGACGTCGATGATGTCCACTCGGCCGCTGCCGGTGGAGAACGAGTCCGAAAAGTTGAGGAGCAGGTACAGCTTCCCGTCGCGGATGGCACCGGCCTGGACGAGGCCGCCGGGGGCCGTGAGGGCGCTGGCCGTCATCGTCTCGGGGTCGTAGACGGTCACGCCGCCAGAGGCGTCGTTGCCGAAGGCGCCCTGGTTGAGGACGTAGACCCCCGCGACGTCGGCGTTGCCTTCGGGGTCGGTGGAGTCGCAGGCGGCGAGGGCCAGGGGCAACGCGAGGAGGAGGGCGAGGCGAGAAAGGCGGGGCATCTAGAGCGTGAGGGTGAGGGAGCCGCGGAGGTGCCGCGGCGGCATGACGTACGTGGGGACGACCTCGTAACGGGCGCCCAGGAGGTTTTCGGCGGCGAGGCCGAGCGCGAGCCGGGACCCCGCGATCTCGCGCCAGAGGCGCACCTGCCCGCGCACGACGGCGTGGGCCGGGAGCGCGAGCGAGCCGCTGTCGGTCGTGGAGCGGCGGCCAACGGCCTGCACGCCGAGGTCGAGGCGGAGCGTGGTGCGGCGCAAGAGGCCGCCTCTGGCGAGGCGCGCGACTTCGAGGCCGCCCCAGGCGCTCGCGGTCCAGCGCGGGACGAGCCGGAGCTGCTGCCCGAACGAGCGGGCGCCAGGCGTGGACCGGTCCCGAGCGTCGGTCAGCGTGCCGACGGCGCCGAGGTCGAGAAGCGCGTCGCGCGAGAACAGCCGCGCCGTGCGAGCAACGCGGCCGCTGGCCTCCAGGCCGATGGCGCGCGTGCGCGTGAGGTTGACCGGGCTCCATACCCCGCCCGCCAGAGGCCGCCACACGATCTGATCGCGCGTGCTCGCGGCAAAAACCGTCAGTTCGGCACCGCTCGTGCCAGAGGCCCACGCGAGGCCGAGGTCACCGGAGGCGGACCGCTCCGGGAGGAGGTCGGGATTGCCGCCGGGGCGCCAGAAGCGGTCGTTGAGCGTCGGCATCCGGAAGGCGGTCCCGGCGCTGGACTTGAGGTGAAAGCCTCTGGCGAGGCGGAGGTTGGCGCCGAGCCGCGGGCTCAGCGCGGTCTGCGTCTCGCCGCCTGCGGGCACGTGGTGGTCCAGGCGGAGGGCGGGGTAGAGCCGCAGCCGGCCGCGAGCGGAAGCCGCCGAGAGCGCGAAGCCGAGCCGGTCGTCGGTCGCGCCAGAGGCCAGGCTGGGATGATCGGCGGTGCCTCTGGCGCCAGAGGCCACGGCGGAAAGCGTCCAGGTGCGGGCATCGAAGTCCGCGCGGAGGTCTCCCGAGGCGACGCGCGTGCGCCCCGTGTCGTCGATGGGCGCCGCGCCTGTGGCCTGCGCCGTACCCAGGTCGAACGGGCTGGCGTAGCGCAAGAGGCCGCTCTGGAACGCCGCCGACGTGCCGAGCGCCAGAGGCCCGCGGCGCGTGCTCGCGGCGACGGCGAGGCGCCCCATCCGGTCCCACTGCCGCGCGCCGACCGAGTCCGTCCCGCCCAGCCCGCGCTCGGCGTCGACTCCCCACGCGGTCACGCTCGCCGCGCCTCTGGCGCCTTCGAGCGAGAGCCGCGCGACGCCCGCCCGCCTCTGGCGGTCCCAGCCTGCGCGGCGGTCCACGCGGCCGTCCAGGCGCGAGGGGTCCACGATGCCGTAGTCGTCGTCGGCGCCCTCGGTCTCGGCGGCGGCCATCGCGCGCCAGCGGCCCACGCGCGTCAGGTGGCTCGCGTGCGCCGTCGCGCCGAGCGTCCGACGCCCCCACGCGCCTGCGCTCGTCGTCAGCGCCAGAGGCGAGCGCGCCTCGGGCGAGCGCAGGCTGACCACGCCGCCGACGGCGCCGGAGCCGTACAGGTGCGCGCCGCCGCCGTGGAGCACCTCGGCACCGCCGAGCAGCGCCGTTGGAAGCAGCGAGAGATCGAGCTGGCCGAGTTGCGGGTCCGCCAGCGGCTGCCCGTCCAGGAGCACGAGCGTTTGCGACGCCGAGGCGCCGCGCACCGTGATCGTCGCGAGGCCCGCCGGGCCGTATCGCCGGACGTGGAGCGGCGCGCGGGCCTCCAGCCACTCGGCGAGGGTCGTGGCGCCGGCCTCTTGCGCGCTCTCGGCGCTGAGGACGGTGGCGCGCGCCGGGGCCTCTGGCGTCGGCAGCGGCACGCGTGCGGCGCTGACGCTGATCGCGGCCAGGCTGTCCTCGCGCACTTCCTGCGCCCGGGCAGGGGACAGGGCGCCGGAGGCGGTCACGCCAGAGGCGAGGAGCAGGAGGAGAGCGGCGAAGCGGTGCATG carries:
- a CDS encoding TonB-dependent receptor plug domain-containing protein; this translates as MHRFAALLLLLASGVTASGALSPARAQEVREDSLAAISVSAARVPLPTPEAPARATVLSAESAQEAGATTLAEWLEARAPLHVRRYGPAGLATITVRGASASQTLVLLDGQPLADPQLGQLDLSLLPTALLGGAEVLHGGGAHLYGSGAVGGVVSLRSPEARSPLALTTSAGAWGRRTLGATAHASHLTRVGRWRAMAAAETEGADDDYGIVDPSRLDGRVDRRAGWDRQRRAGVARLSLEGARGAASVTAWGVDAERGLGGTDSVGARQWDRMGRLAVAASTRRGPLALGTSAAFQSGLLRYASPFDLGTAQATGAAPIDDTGRTRVASGDLRADFDARTWTLSAVASGARGTADHPSLASGATDDRLGFALSAASARGRLRLYPALRLDHHVPAGGETQTALSPRLGANLRLARGFHLKSSAGTAFRMPTLNDRFWRPGGNPDLLPERSASGDLGLAWASGTSGAELTVFAASTRDQIVWRPLAGGVWSPVNLTRTRAIGLEASGRVARTARLFSRDALLDLGAVGTLTDARDRSTPGARSFGQQLRLVPRWTASAWGGLEVARLARGGLLRRTTLRLDLGVQAVGRRSTTDSGSLALPAHAVVRGQVRLWREIAGSRLALGLAAENLLGARYEVVPTYVMPPRHLRGSLTLTL
- a CDS encoding deoxynucleoside kinase yields the protein MYVAVAGNIGAGKSSLTRILAEYFGWGPFFESVDDNPYLADFYADMPRWSFNLQVYFLSSRFRHQKDIEREPISVVQDRSIYEDVEIFARNLHYMGLMDSRDYENYAALFAIMTAYLRPPDLLVYLRASVPTLVRQIQSRGRDFENGIRLDYLERLNGLYEDWIERYPHPKMVIETDTLDFVNEPEDRFQILSRVESRLYGLFPEPAASGAEMGKGDQG
- a CDS encoding (2Fe-2S)-binding protein, which translates into the protein MTIDRCLCHGTLYADMAEAACASGAETIPALQDAIDFGHGCQLCHPYVRRMLRTGQTVFHRVVTEEDEPAPEAAR
- a CDS encoding PIG-L deacetylase family protein; this encodes MTLLYIFPHPDDECFGPAPAMARQVREGHDVHLLTLTKGGATKQRHRLDLSVEEMGEVRESELAAAADELGVQLTVLDYPDSGLVDMDPRDLENIIERKITAVKPDVVVTYAVHGNSVHPDHLTTHAVVKRAYCQTHDDLAARGPKRLALFTLVQGEMEGAESHLHGSPPEAIGARVTFEPEDMEAAQRAIACYETYAEVVAEHRPLALVEDGVAFVLFNETHETVLDTITDHFESRG
- a CDS encoding YncE family protein, with product MPRLSRLALLLALPLALAACDSTDPEGNADVAGVYVLNQGAFGNDASGGVTVYDPETMTASALTAPGGLVQAGAIRDGKLYLLLNFSDSFSTGSGRVDIIDVATGATERQIDVGTPRGIAFVGGTAYVTNLYGASVTPIDLASGTAGTPIPVGENPEGIVASGDELFVANSGFGTGTTLSVISTSTSAVTETVELTCASPNEVIADADGDIWVVCNGTSDFSTGEVTEPGQVLAVNAASRGIVARFPSSGLLGGAALGQDAAFDAAAGFLYVIQSNPNADDAIFRFDTQLNAFEAESPVSGGDLSGVGFAGGRFYLARLDPDNPFSDNGTVSIQERSGNFAGSFDAGIVPAAFAVALD
- a CDS encoding TonB-dependent receptor, producing the protein MRSGQRRRARLWRQRHAVALVLALLAAGASAQTPERPAPPTTAPDSAAAPEAQRPVTEIAPEARDSSLVAPARPLAGRPATPVPAVTFALDAADLFREAGFAYDLGTPGRTAGLALDGIAPARLTLSLDGRPLADLATGAPRLDVLPWEAADRLALADARGGSVVSVLAGLRPFRLGVPVTELRYLPGESGLQVVSGTHAQMRRSLFGLGGPRARMTTTAHFAGRQANGPVLGARLRHAHAIARLAIAAPRWGAELAEHYTERTEGARRGVAIDANLYDPLRASVLDPSAERRLLRNEVALSARVPLAGSRPLAVWTSWTRQTARYTPGSGADTLSVSGNRYAAGATQWIGVLGSTLNAWTALEDDPWGRFDPLGDGNARLQAHAALMDTLSLGGVRLALQTGVQWVSGESSGFDPAVALRAERGGFHAAFSYAAAVPGRIEQTGFAPALSGEAFAIGPGVGVGAAPDGRERTMHAEFGARGSLGAFSFRTRALGQIVTDAARLVVLEDVSTAAADEAAFGYDRAAGALTHLGTRGQLGWREEASGGLYGTLSLALSTWGGDNPLARRVGEATPSVYGTGRLGYRATRVGTGTAALDLGIVARGWSAFRGVRVHPATGLLALANEDAARLPARPVLDLDASVTFSRRATVMIRLDNVLAGVLYDGAALVQGEPLATSQLRFGVFWALTE